One Echinicola strongylocentroti DNA window includes the following coding sequences:
- a CDS encoding THUMP domain-containing class I SAM-dependent RNA methyltransferase, producing the protein MNNFDQKGKVVVTCKDRFAPYLEQELIALGFKPLNVDRTSIELHATMNECIFLNMHLRVASHVLFEIKTFYLHHARDIYRRVKNIAWEDYIDNDTYFSVVSHVENESVNNPLIVNVKVKDAIVDRFRDHTGQRPDSGAEFDGAVFQLFWKEKQASLFINTSGDTLSKRGYRKLPWKAPMVENLAAATIMASNWDTKEPFINPMCGAGTLVIEAALMATNRYPGLFREHYSFMHIKGYNPSIYQQLQQQLQSKVNDNISTKFVASDISERALQAAKENASVANVIDHISFEEVDFAATTVPDQEQGVVFFNPEYGERLGEEEELVTTYQRMGDFMKQHCQGYTGFIFTGNPQLGKRVGLRPSRKIAFYNGTIDCRLLRYELYSGGKKDR; encoded by the coding sequence ATGAACAATTTTGACCAAAAAGGGAAGGTCGTGGTGACCTGTAAGGATCGGTTTGCACCCTATCTGGAACAAGAGCTTATTGCGCTTGGCTTCAAGCCGTTAAATGTAGATCGGACCAGCATAGAGCTACATGCGACCATGAATGAATGCATTTTTTTAAATATGCACTTGAGGGTGGCTAGCCATGTCCTTTTTGAAATAAAGACCTTTTACCTCCATCACGCCCGTGATATCTACCGACGTGTGAAGAATATTGCCTGGGAAGATTATATCGATAATGATACTTACTTTTCAGTGGTGAGCCATGTAGAAAACGAAAGTGTGAATAACCCACTCATCGTCAATGTTAAGGTGAAAGATGCCATCGTGGATCGCTTTAGGGATCATACTGGCCAGCGGCCTGATTCTGGAGCTGAGTTTGATGGAGCCGTTTTCCAGTTGTTTTGGAAAGAAAAGCAAGCCTCCCTGTTTATCAATACCTCCGGTGATACACTCTCCAAAAGAGGATATAGAAAACTGCCTTGGAAAGCTCCAATGGTAGAGAACTTGGCAGCGGCGACCATTATGGCCAGCAATTGGGATACCAAAGAGCCTTTTATCAATCCCATGTGTGGCGCGGGGACTTTGGTCATCGAAGCAGCATTGATGGCTACCAACCGCTATCCTGGACTGTTCAGGGAGCACTATTCTTTTATGCATATCAAAGGCTATAATCCTTCTATTTACCAACAACTCCAGCAGCAACTCCAATCTAAAGTAAATGACAACATCTCCACAAAGTTTGTTGCTTCTGATATTAGTGAAAGGGCGCTTCAAGCAGCCAAGGAAAATGCTTCTGTTGCCAATGTGATAGATCATATTTCGTTTGAGGAAGTTGATTTTGCGGCGACTACAGTGCCCGATCAAGAGCAAGGCGTAGTTTTCTTTAACCCAGAATATGGGGAAAGGCTAGGCGAAGAAGAAGAGCTGGTCACTACCTATCAGCGTATGGGGGATTTCATGAAGCAACATTGCCAAGGATATACAGGTTTTATTTTTACAGGTAATCCCCAGCTAGGCAAGCGTGTAGGGCTGAGGCCGAGTCGGAAAATAGCCTTCTATAACGGGACTATTGACTGTAGGTTATTGAGATATGAGCTTTACAGTGGCGGTAAAAAAGACCGTTAA
- the mnmA gene encoding tRNA 2-thiouridine(34) synthase MnmA, whose translation MNVKKRVVVGLSGGVDSSVAAYLLQEQGYEVIGMFMKNWHDESVTISNECPWMEDSTDAMLVAEKLGIPFQAIDLSEEYRERIVDYMFAEYKAGRTPNPDILCNREIKFDIFLNAAQKLKADYVATGHYCQKGEIEVDGKPVYQLLAGADNNKDQSYFLCQLNQTQLAKALFPIGHLQKSEVRKIAKEQDLITADKKDSQGLCFIGKVRLPDFLQQQLKPKKGDIIIIPEDLPIYQQQQIPAGVDIEDLSLETLNHICIPINHDAQQGKKVAEHNGAHYFTVGQRKGLNVGGTGKPLFVIETNTQQNVIFTGLGEDHPGLLRSGLFVPTEDVHWIRDDLRLTPGQSKRYLARIRYRQPLSGATLIMKENGLYVLFDQPQKGVAAGQFVAWYEGEESIGSGVIA comes from the coding sequence ATGAACGTAAAAAAAAGAGTGGTCGTGGGACTTTCCGGGGGTGTGGACAGCTCTGTGGCAGCCTATCTCCTTCAAGAGCAAGGCTACGAAGTCATCGGCATGTTTATGAAAAACTGGCACGATGAATCTGTTACCATTTCCAATGAATGTCCATGGATGGAAGACAGCACGGATGCCATGCTAGTGGCAGAAAAACTGGGAATCCCCTTTCAGGCTATTGACCTGAGCGAAGAGTACAGGGAACGGATAGTGGACTATATGTTTGCCGAATACAAAGCAGGAAGGACCCCCAATCCGGACATACTTTGCAATCGCGAAATTAAGTTTGATATTTTCCTTAATGCCGCCCAAAAACTCAAAGCTGACTACGTGGCCACTGGGCATTATTGTCAAAAAGGGGAAATTGAAGTGGACGGGAAGCCAGTGTACCAACTCCTGGCTGGAGCGGATAACAATAAAGACCAAAGTTATTTTCTTTGTCAACTCAACCAAACCCAACTTGCCAAAGCCCTCTTCCCCATTGGGCACCTACAAAAGTCGGAAGTAAGAAAGATCGCCAAGGAACAGGACCTGATTACCGCAGATAAAAAAGACAGCCAAGGCCTTTGCTTTATTGGCAAGGTGAGATTGCCGGATTTTCTACAGCAACAGCTCAAGCCAAAAAAGGGTGATATCATCATCATCCCAGAGGATTTGCCCATTTACCAACAGCAACAAATCCCCGCAGGAGTTGATATAGAAGACCTCAGTTTAGAGACGCTGAACCATATCTGTATTCCCATTAACCATGATGCCCAACAGGGCAAAAAAGTAGCAGAGCACAACGGTGCGCATTACTTCACAGTCGGGCAGCGAAAAGGACTCAATGTGGGCGGTACAGGAAAACCCCTCTTTGTGATAGAAACGAATACTCAGCAAAATGTCATTTTCACAGGATTGGGAGAGGACCACCCGGGGCTTTTGCGGAGCGGGCTTTTTGTGCCAACAGAAGATGTACACTGGATTAGGGACGATCTCAGGTTGACTCCTGGTCAATCAAAGAGATACCTTGCCAGGATACGTTACAGGCAGCCATTGAGCGGAGCGACATTGATCATGAAAGAAAATGGTCTTTATGTACTGTTTGACCAGCCCCAAAAAGGAGTAGCTGCCGGTCAGTTTGTGGCTTGGTACGAAGGTGAAGAAAGCATAGGATCCGGTGTAATTGCCTGA
- a CDS encoding DUF2911 domain-containing protein has product MKKPNITHYSFLFALALLFSTAAFGQDEKPLSPPATATGEVNGANITINYSSPGVKGRTIWGDLVPFDKVWRAGANAATTFETDKDIKVEGKNLPAGRYSFFIIPGPEESVFIFNSVPDQPGSSKYDESKDVIRVTVPSQETSTMEERLVYEVVDDGFEIRWEYGKGKAHIE; this is encoded by the coding sequence ATGAAAAAACCAAATATTACTCATTACAGTTTTTTATTTGCACTTGCACTGCTGTTCAGTACGGCGGCTTTTGGCCAAGATGAAAAGCCTTTAAGTCCTCCTGCCACTGCTACTGGCGAAGTCAATGGTGCAAATATCACGATTAACTATTCAAGTCCTGGCGTCAAAGGAAGAACAATATGGGGCGACCTAGTACCCTTCGACAAAGTCTGGAGAGCTGGTGCTAATGCCGCAACCACTTTCGAAACGGATAAAGATATCAAAGTAGAAGGTAAAAACCTGCCCGCTGGTCGCTATAGCTTCTTTATCATTCCGGGTCCTGAAGAATCCGTCTTTATTTTTAATTCAGTGCCTGACCAACCGGGAAGTTCAAAATATGACGAGTCAAAAGACGTAATACGCGTAACAGTTCCTTCTCAAGAAACATCCACAATGGAAGAACGCCTTGTGTACGAAGTCGTGGACGATGGATTTGAGATCCGCTGGGAATACGGAAAAGGAAAAGCCCATATTGAGTAA
- the hrpB gene encoding ATP-dependent helicase HrpB — protein MAFDPYKTNLPVVDIIPQVKKDLNVNNSLILHAPPGAGKSTLIPLVLKDETWLKGKKILMLEPRRLAAKSIASRMANLLGEPVGQNVGYRIRFENKATKNTQIEVLTEGIMTRMIHQDNALEEVGLVIFDEFHERNIHADVAMALCREVQEILRPDLKILVMSATLDMPQLSSLLNAPIAESKGRQYPVEIIHTHDADSWTLPEQVAQTIKLASKEKTGDILAFLPGQREIKKTQELLQRMIPEVSIFPLYGQLSPQRQQQAILPHPNGKRKVVLATSIAETSLTIEGVSIVVDSGFGRTAKFDPKSGLSRLETVKISKDAADQRAGRAGRLGPGTCYRLWTKATEDRLAPFRVPEILEADLASLCLDLVQWGIKDIPNMTWLTPPPNGALSQAQDLLEQLGAIADQKLTKHGEALRNLPCHPRIAHMLLKAQSDGNLALATDIAAILEEKDPLPPNSGTDINLRIEALRRHRSTNKQGRGFERIEKVAGNYRRLFDIPADNVLVDSYESGLILTYAYPERIAHARPGNNAQFKLTNGKIASMYHKDELAHEPWLSIAHVDARDGMGKIFMAAPLNPKDLAPLIQTDDVVTWDYKNGNLVAEKQWRIGHIVLQSKPLPTISATQKTAAIEKAIQQDGSRLLDFNESVQQWQNRVLSLRKWTQNNLWPDVSIPSLLQNTEWIAPYLDAVTCTEDFRKLNLLDILHYSLGMDQQQQLEHLAPSRIEVPSGSKIKLHYHPNGEPPVLAVRLQEVFGMMDTPTIHEGKQGVLMHLLSPGFKPVQVTSDLRSFWENTYFEVKKELKRRYPKHYWPDNPLDAEAVRGVKRKYP, from the coding sequence TTGGCTTTCGATCCTTATAAAACCAATTTGCCGGTCGTGGACATCATTCCACAGGTAAAAAAAGACCTTAACGTAAACAACAGCCTGATCCTTCACGCTCCTCCGGGAGCTGGAAAAAGCACATTGATTCCCTTGGTCCTGAAAGATGAAACTTGGCTGAAGGGGAAGAAAATCCTTATGCTGGAACCACGACGGCTTGCCGCCAAATCAATTGCCTCCAGAATGGCAAATTTACTAGGTGAGCCTGTGGGACAAAATGTCGGTTACCGGATACGGTTCGAAAACAAGGCTACAAAAAACACCCAGATAGAAGTCCTTACCGAAGGTATCATGACACGTATGATCCATCAGGACAACGCCTTGGAGGAAGTGGGTTTGGTGATTTTTGATGAATTTCATGAGCGCAATATCCACGCTGATGTAGCCATGGCACTCTGTAGGGAAGTACAAGAAATCCTGCGCCCTGACCTGAAAATCCTGGTCATGTCCGCCACCTTGGACATGCCCCAGCTTTCATCACTTCTTAACGCGCCGATAGCGGAAAGCAAAGGCCGACAATATCCGGTCGAAATCATCCATACCCATGATGCGGACAGCTGGACCTTACCAGAACAAGTGGCACAAACCATCAAATTAGCCTCCAAAGAAAAAACGGGGGATATTTTGGCTTTTCTACCTGGTCAGCGTGAAATTAAAAAGACCCAGGAATTACTCCAGCGAATGATTCCTGAAGTCAGTATTTTTCCACTATATGGCCAGCTAAGTCCACAAAGGCAACAGCAGGCCATTCTTCCTCACCCAAATGGGAAACGTAAAGTGGTATTGGCCACCTCTATCGCAGAAACCAGTTTGACGATAGAAGGCGTCAGTATCGTCGTGGATTCCGGATTTGGAAGGACAGCTAAATTTGACCCAAAGTCAGGGCTAAGCCGATTAGAAACCGTCAAGATATCGAAAGATGCCGCCGATCAGCGAGCAGGAAGAGCAGGAAGGCTAGGTCCCGGTACCTGTTATCGATTATGGACCAAAGCAACGGAAGACCGGTTAGCCCCCTTCAGGGTACCCGAGATCTTAGAAGCAGACTTGGCATCACTCTGTCTGGACTTGGTACAGTGGGGCATCAAGGACATTCCTAATATGACTTGGCTTACCCCACCACCTAATGGTGCACTGTCACAGGCCCAAGATCTATTAGAGCAGTTAGGGGCCATAGCGGATCAAAAACTGACCAAGCATGGTGAGGCTTTACGGAATTTGCCCTGTCATCCCAGGATTGCACACATGCTGCTCAAGGCACAATCAGATGGTAATTTGGCTTTAGCAACGGACATTGCTGCGATTTTGGAAGAAAAAGACCCTTTGCCACCTAACTCAGGAACCGATATTAATCTTAGAATTGAGGCGCTGAGAAGGCATAGGTCCACCAACAAACAAGGAAGGGGTTTTGAACGAATAGAGAAAGTCGCAGGAAATTACAGGAGGCTTTTTGATATCCCAGCAGACAATGTGCTGGTAGATAGCTATGAAAGTGGACTGATCCTTACGTACGCTTATCCTGAGCGCATCGCGCATGCCCGGCCTGGAAATAACGCACAATTCAAGCTGACCAATGGTAAGATCGCCAGTATGTATCATAAGGATGAACTGGCCCATGAGCCGTGGTTAAGCATAGCACATGTAGATGCACGTGATGGGATGGGGAAAATCTTCATGGCAGCCCCACTAAACCCAAAAGACTTGGCACCATTGATACAAACCGATGATGTGGTCACTTGGGATTATAAAAATGGAAATTTGGTGGCAGAAAAACAGTGGCGGATAGGCCATATCGTGTTACAATCAAAACCACTTCCTACCATCAGCGCTACACAAAAAACAGCGGCGATCGAGAAGGCAATCCAACAGGATGGTAGCCGTTTGCTTGATTTTAACGAATCTGTTCAGCAATGGCAAAACCGTGTATTGAGTCTGAGAAAATGGACTCAAAATAACCTTTGGCCAGATGTATCCATCCCATCATTGCTTCAAAACACCGAATGGATCGCTCCTTACTTGGATGCCGTCACATGTACGGAGGACTTCAGGAAGCTCAATTTGCTCGACATCCTCCATTACAGCTTGGGGATGGATCAGCAACAACAACTCGAACACTTGGCACCGAGCAGGATTGAGGTGCCAAGTGGCTCCAAAATAAAGCTCCATTATCATCCAAACGGAGAGCCTCCCGTGCTAGCAGTAAGGCTCCAAGAGGTATTTGGAATGATGGACACCCCTACCATCCACGAGGGCAAACAAGGCGTCTTGATGCATTTACTTTCTCCTGGTTTTAAACCTGTACAAGTGACCAGCGATTTAAGAAGCTTCTGGGAAAACACTTATTTCGAAGTGAAAAAGGAACTAAAACGCCGTTACCCAAAACATTATTGGCCGGATAATCCCTTAGATGCAGAGGCTGTAAGAGGCGTAAAAAGAAAATATCCCTGA
- a CDS encoding cold-shock protein — protein sequence MARSNNSFIKKQKADRKAKKKKEKLENRLEKKRHETSGKLEDMIAYVDEFGNISDTPPEPPEDKDKKKKNSGSAPTD from the coding sequence ATGGCAAGATCGAACAATAGTTTTATTAAAAAGCAGAAAGCAGACCGAAAGGCGAAGAAGAAAAAAGAAAAATTGGAAAACAGGCTGGAGAAAAAAAGGCACGAAACCAGCGGGAAACTTGAGGATATGATCGCTTATGTGGATGAGTTTGGCAATATCTCCGACACTCCCCCTGAGCCACCTGAAGACAAAGACAAAAAGAAAAAGAATTCCGGTTCTGCTCCAACTGACTAA
- a CDS encoding NIPSNAP family protein: MKQKVTLLLIMIFLGSMSYVFSQSQDIFEIKIYHFSTAEQASKTNQFLEESYIPAMHRKGIQHIGVYEPLETDSLAGKRIYVFTPYPSANSYMDISSTLHLEDLPKGKHYQKATHDAPPYDRMEAILLKAFSGMPHYDIPNLEGDQEERIYELRSYESPTEQLFHNKVSMFNNGEIDIFDRLDFNAVFYGEVIAGPNMPNLMYMTSFTNMDAEKSAWKAFGADPAWIELRDDKAYQNNVSHIDIMLLRPLEYSEL, encoded by the coding sequence ATGAAACAAAAAGTTACGCTTTTGCTCATTATGATCTTTTTAGGCTCAATGAGCTATGTTTTTTCCCAAAGCCAAGATATTTTTGAAATCAAAATTTACCATTTCAGTACGGCTGAACAAGCAAGTAAAACCAATCAGTTTTTGGAAGAATCCTATATTCCTGCGATGCACCGGAAGGGCATCCAGCATATAGGTGTCTATGAGCCCTTGGAAACGGATAGCTTGGCCGGGAAGAGGATCTATGTCTTCACTCCTTACCCTTCTGCAAATTCTTATATGGATATCTCGTCCACGCTTCACCTAGAAGATCTGCCCAAAGGAAAGCACTACCAAAAGGCTACACACGATGCCCCTCCTTACGACCGTATGGAAGCTATTTTACTAAAAGCCTTCAGTGGAATGCCCCACTATGACATTCCCAACTTGGAAGGGGATCAGGAGGAGAGAATTTATGAACTTAGGAGTTATGAAAGTCCCACTGAGCAACTGTTTCACAACAAGGTAAGCATGTTCAATAATGGCGAAATTGATATTTTTGACCGACTAGATTTCAATGCGGTGTTCTACGGTGAGGTCATCGCTGGGCCAAATATGCCGAACCTAATGTACATGACATCCTTTACAAACATGGATGCTGAAAAATCCGCTTGGAAGGCTTTTGGTGCTGACCCAGCTTGGATTGAGCTTAGAGATGATAAAGCGTACCAAAATAATGTCTCTCACATCGATATTATGCTGCTCAGACCACTCGAATACTCTGAATTGTGA
- a CDS encoding HEAT repeat domain-containing protein, producing MADNIDLLIQKMCDKQEDEAFIYADKLAEIGGEEVLYKLIEVLKGEDYESAYLAARGLSAMEQNEAALDPLLEVIHDKSNKMRNGNFVQALEGFDLSGSFVDILRIYLFGNFKSSTLAKEYLDYTEFDITPRVIRKAEKHWHHFQNNSANDQAFEIKKQEVEDIMTDLKGMFEEE from the coding sequence ATGGCTGACAATATCGACTTATTGATCCAAAAAATGTGTGACAAACAAGAGGATGAAGCCTTTATCTATGCCGATAAATTGGCTGAAATAGGAGGGGAGGAAGTGCTTTATAAGCTGATAGAGGTATTGAAGGGAGAGGATTATGAAAGTGCCTATTTGGCTGCACGAGGCTTATCGGCAATGGAACAAAATGAAGCCGCTCTGGATCCACTTCTGGAAGTAATCCATGATAAAAGCAATAAGATGCGCAATGGGAATTTTGTCCAAGCACTGGAAGGGTTTGACCTTAGTGGTAGTTTTGTGGATATCCTTAGAATCTACCTTTTTGGTAATTTTAAGTCCTCTACCTTGGCTAAGGAATACTTGGATTATACAGAATTTGATATTACCCCACGCGTAATCAGAAAAGCAGAAAAACACTGGCACCACTTCCAGAACAACAGTGCCAATGACCAAGCTTTTGAGATCAAAAAGCAGGAAGTAGAAGACATCATGACTGATCTAAAAGGCATGTTTGAAGAGGAATAA
- a CDS encoding long-chain fatty acid transport protein: MKLYVIATLVLCFFYLDKSYGQSNHYWTRNYGSESMLLNGSVIGGVTDLGAVYYNPARLALTENPAFIISADVYELNSYRIEDAIGNRKDLKQSSFGGAPSLAAGTIDMKEKSRSTFAYAILLRYDNDFGFSYRDEVTRNVLPNVPGDELFEGELNVTNNLKDQWFGGSWAYKLKDNFSFGVSLFGSRTEGSKGNKFDMTALDQNKDITKYDYSRGYSFQSYGILAKFGAAYSTDHMDLGMTITAPRAHLFGKGSYNYQLYFAAPDDSGIEDIYTNDYQSDLDIQLKSPLSIGMGASYHLAENKVIHFSAEYFGKISTYNILEAAPHEMQSKPDSTIYFSLTDSRKSIANAGVGVEWFLSKKVSFYGGFSTDFNAAPENTVSFVTQESSASNISFDANFYHVAGGVLLKFKGAEFTLGATHTSGNTDFDKPVNFPTGDNPSDVTIANDGRMLWDRWQFIVSFSVPFLKDYVDKLEEKIF, from the coding sequence ATGAAATTATATGTAATTGCCACGTTGGTACTGTGCTTTTTTTATCTGGATAAATCCTATGGCCAAAGCAACCATTACTGGACCAGAAACTATGGAAGCGAGTCCATGCTCCTAAACGGCTCTGTGATCGGCGGAGTGACAGATTTGGGTGCAGTATACTATAACCCAGCACGATTGGCACTGACTGAAAACCCAGCATTTATCATTAGTGCTGATGTTTATGAACTAAACTCCTATAGGATTGAGGACGCCATTGGAAACCGCAAAGACCTCAAGCAATCCTCCTTCGGAGGCGCTCCATCCCTAGCTGCTGGAACGATCGATATGAAAGAAAAATCCAGATCAACATTTGCTTACGCGATATTATTAAGATATGACAATGACTTTGGGTTTTCCTACAGGGATGAAGTAACCAGGAATGTTTTGCCCAATGTACCTGGAGACGAACTTTTCGAAGGGGAGCTAAACGTGACCAACAACCTAAAGGATCAATGGTTTGGCGGTAGTTGGGCTTATAAACTAAAAGACAATTTCAGTTTCGGGGTATCTTTATTCGGGTCCAGGACCGAAGGAAGTAAAGGCAATAAGTTTGACATGACGGCTCTTGACCAGAATAAGGACATTACCAAATATGACTACAGCCGGGGATATTCCTTTCAGAGCTATGGGATCTTGGCCAAATTTGGAGCAGCCTACTCTACCGACCATATGGACTTAGGCATGACCATTACCGCACCACGAGCACACCTTTTTGGAAAGGGAAGTTATAATTACCAATTGTATTTTGCAGCTCCAGATGACAGCGGTATTGAGGACATATATACCAATGATTATCAAAGTGATCTGGACATCCAGTTAAAGTCACCTTTATCTATAGGTATGGGAGCAAGTTACCATTTGGCCGAAAACAAAGTAATTCATTTCAGTGCGGAATATTTTGGCAAAATCTCCACCTACAATATCCTGGAAGCTGCTCCACATGAAATGCAGAGCAAACCCGATTCAACTATCTACTTTTCACTGACAGATAGCCGAAAAAGTATCGCAAATGCGGGTGTAGGAGTAGAATGGTTTCTGAGCAAAAAGGTGAGTTTTTATGGTGGTTTCAGTACTGACTTTAATGCTGCACCAGAGAATACCGTTAGTTTTGTAACCCAAGAATCCAGCGCCAGTAACATTTCTTTTGATGCCAATTTCTATCATGTGGCCGGAGGGGTTTTGCTTAAGTTCAAGGGGGCTGAATTTACCTTGGGCGCTACCCATACCAGTGGAAATACCGACTTCGATAAGCCCGTCAATTTCCCTACAGGCGATAATCCCTCCGATGTAACCATCGCCAATGATGGTAGAATGCTATGGGACCGATGGCAATTTATCGTATCCTTCTCCGTGCCTTTCTTAAAAGATTATGTGGATAAGCTAGAGGAAAAGATTTTTTAG
- a CDS encoding DUF4861 domain-containing protein has product MINQHFNHRLFSLFIGCLLVVACETKMEDDVLISASNPSQVDVSEKPVRIPKGKLGISVKKGMQPLLMDKRSSDTIPSQLVDTDGDGEWDELFFLLDLDRGASKEISLNWKTEALEWQERTYVRFGVRPSESDTVRPAKKDTFYPKELPGVMGYQPYQTDGPSWENDKVGFRHYLDGRNSKDVFGKKVSTMSPRNVGINAAGVTEDNYHVMEVWGRDILSVGTSVGIGGYSLLIDDQAVRLGVTQRDSANNVAETTFEVVESGPLVSLMKYAYQDWTPEETGRTYQVTETTQIWPGMYGYHNSVVFNNLQGDETGVIGLVNIHTDKMLQTFKKGDFTVLYTHDKQTYDKEWYLGLALIIPNTIYEGWTEAPQRGQLTDSFLAKVKIEEGMPLEYYAVAAWELADPGFSQEEYFREYLEELTGELGVNLKIDIIQNPQVDN; this is encoded by the coding sequence ATGATTAACCAACATTTTAATCACAGGTTGTTTTCTTTATTTATAGGTTGTCTTTTAGTGGTAGCTTGTGAAACCAAAATGGAAGATGATGTATTGATTTCGGCCAGTAATCCAAGTCAGGTTGATGTATCAGAAAAGCCCGTACGCATTCCAAAGGGAAAGTTGGGCATTTCCGTTAAAAAAGGAATGCAGCCTCTACTGATGGATAAGCGCTCATCAGATACGATTCCGAGCCAATTGGTCGATACGGATGGGGATGGAGAGTGGGATGAGTTATTTTTCTTATTGGATTTGGATCGGGGAGCATCCAAGGAAATAAGCCTTAATTGGAAGACGGAGGCTCTGGAATGGCAAGAGAGGACCTACGTGCGGTTTGGGGTCAGACCGTCAGAATCAGATACGGTGCGTCCTGCCAAGAAGGATACGTTTTATCCCAAGGAATTGCCAGGTGTAATGGGCTATCAACCTTATCAGACCGATGGCCCATCATGGGAAAATGACAAGGTGGGCTTTCGGCATTACCTTGATGGCCGTAATTCCAAAGATGTATTCGGCAAAAAAGTAAGTACCATGTCACCCCGAAATGTCGGTATTAATGCAGCGGGCGTGACAGAGGATAACTACCATGTCATGGAGGTTTGGGGCAGGGATATCCTGTCCGTAGGTACTTCAGTGGGAATTGGTGGCTATTCACTTTTGATAGATGACCAAGCCGTTCGGCTGGGCGTCACCCAGCGAGACAGTGCCAATAATGTGGCCGAGACGACTTTTGAGGTGGTCGAAAGTGGTCCGTTGGTTTCCTTGATGAAATATGCTTATCAGGATTGGACACCAGAAGAAACAGGAAGAACCTATCAGGTCACCGAAACCACTCAGATATGGCCAGGCATGTATGGTTATCATAATTCGGTGGTGTTTAATAACCTACAAGGAGATGAAACAGGCGTGATCGGCTTGGTCAATATCCATACGGACAAAATGCTCCAGACCTTCAAAAAAGGGGATTTTACGGTGCTCTATACCCATGATAAGCAAACCTATGACAAAGAATGGTATTTGGGATTGGCACTGATCATTCCGAATACCATTTACGAAGGCTGGACAGAAGCTCCCCAGAGGGGGCAGCTTACCGATAGTTTTTTGGCCAAGGTAAAAATCGAAGAAGGTATGCCATTGGAATATTACGCCGTAGCTGCTTGGGAATTGGCAGACCCTGGGTTTTCACAGGAGGAATATTTTAGGGAATATTTGGAGGAGCTGACAGGAGAGTTGGGGGTGAACTTAAAAATTGATATTATCCAAAATCCGCAGGTAGATAATTAG